A portion of the Homalodisca vitripennis isolate AUS2020 chromosome 2, UT_GWSS_2.1, whole genome shotgun sequence genome contains these proteins:
- the LOC124355951 gene encoding uncharacterized protein LOC124355951: MIDARLNFKYQVEHGSTKAAAVRGALSRLMPNEGGPKPRRRALLASVVTSILTYGIAIWASVLELQECQRMIHIKSHNESNVQKRLAARRRADLHAADHIVERMVALRVFSGYRTISTEAAFVIAGVPAIVLLARERTEVYNGMRKEEARTQLKRQW; the protein is encoded by the exons ATGATCGATGCACGCCTCAACTTCAAATACCAAGTTGAGCATGGAAGCACTAAAGCAGCAGCTGTCAGAGGGGCATTATCCCGTCTCATGCCAAACGAAGGTGGGCCAAAACCGAGACGACGAGCCCTGCTAGCGTCAGTAGTTACATCGATACTGACCTATGGCATTGCCATCTGGGCAAGTGTACTAGAACTGCAGGAGTGCCAGAGGATGATAC ATATAAAGAGCCACAATGAAAGCAATGTCCAGAAGAGACTGGCGGCGCGGCGCCGGGCTGACCTGCACGCGGCGGATCACATTGTAGAG CGCATGGTTGCACTGAGAGTGTTCAGTGGATATAGGACGATATCCACAGAGGCGGCTTTCGTCATTGCAGGAGTACCTGCAATTGTATTGTTAGCTAGAGAGAGGACAGAAGTTTATAATGGGATGAGAAAAGAGGAGGCCAGAACACAACTCAAGAGACAATGGTAG